A single window of Vanessa tameamea isolate UH-Manoa-2023 chromosome 5, ilVanTame1 primary haplotype, whole genome shotgun sequence DNA harbors:
- the Rim gene encoding regulating synaptic membrane exocytosis protein 2 isoform X5 — MDDMPDLSHLTPEERAIIEGVIMRQRQEEQREHEIMRRKQDEVAVLEQSIRTRNEMQRAAGVELAATCHICLKTKFADGVGHSCHYCRVRCCARCGGKVTLRSNKVIWVCILCRKKQELLSKTGQWIHKSAGQDSMLWRMESDLRGLPPQGDTSLDKRPKLERAHSAAEKENQPLQRSGSALRRQYSQQEARCYGELEGLARTHPHLVHPRQKASYGVEDTGIQMLPPQGTQLLPLPHTPGSHPPLPPRSSSSDDEVPECISDENDEYRDRVCMREKIRQLEACSSLRNPHLRSTSVATNNYYNFTNHSPASYMPEARGAFDTARTAPAGGRSFDSVTDCRWRARDDGEGSYLRPYVTDGGPRPDRAVYKSAYLWEDSSDNRRFTERRKKTVRFDGHEGAATFPRGGRDASGGPHDWASLRWESERQTSQDSATKDSGIDTSSTFTSSEDSNRGDCPKFPLNWQVSADGTRMIGHMVLRKSLMEGSSNYSSAILGLKVVGGKILPDGTRSAVVEKVKKGSIADLEGQLRIGDEVLQWNGYALQGRTADEVATIVANSKHDSHVELVVSRSLAPNRTVQSWRAHKEVYTEIMGGCEKPSVLVTSPGSPDIHSRRRSARHNHSNISVAGRIQLKVNFDIPALQLLVTVLSATGLSPRSDGSPRCPYAKVFLLPDKSEKSKRRTKTLANTLEPRWNQTFVYCGIRITDIKKRTLEVTVWDLNRYGPNDFLGEVLLDLDNIINHEPIWHILKPHEEIVGYGRYRDDDVDGEHLSPPSTSTSRLSDSDTPSECDLRRHHSLSSLASSSSPPPPHEIEGTRCSRRDMSPAGRVRTAGMSRDRSGCGVRSQSAAGGRSASPRRSLSPPASVPRYAAHDAHALLCEERGDTRLPTHAYAPRFQSRSATATPTTSPKKRQLPQIPHQSGQRAMRAQVSADLEERWERHYAGLSDSELAARGGGWAPRRRLSPDATAADSDLESVASVTSSAFSTQSERPRPTRMLSRTQTLPTYSTSSFCDSSPSALEYHYDQSAVGISDGTRHFLQYSFIAPSEKSHRVRPNRRQRRTLARSRSAGACPKSLTELSNRYNENLELNSYYDETKHNKSLYCNTDKLHIPCKIRVQKNPIKRKFQKQPLYYQNINNVNENDLYHRYDELNRLQNKILNTDNIKKLHTRTLPDVTFFEDANETNTGDLSRDTHLTNKDEYNHHYHGYASDDSIPETTIHISVEKQNSLDIEPYNIHRDVTLSPKVLDLHNNSHSCPLIRDIDKNTFVSLDLRTNCKDQIDFSEYNAASDEFGYMEKYKIPSKIIRSHSDSIVSTRSSPSNSKPVTPDECSTIFKKMYPSNVYNQAPESMHVKDYKITSNYNKNVSNIKTPSYNIKNHQTPKSLPNQRSIDNSLNNPLYIEENAYTPAFPKAETYHLIPDYSKMANSLSVGLSPTNLGSPCGLLTSDAPHLSPDDTHHKTTEATTYLPGDGDSTIAEQTRMPRHVEHNSKRTNEKSSMETTNKNSEINSNTTNLECSNDYGGRENGRNHSQQQPLERRESRRGQFTRSLSNADVPPDEKADGSLSDTALGGTSEIEPANDDVLLKAEPRDYFGPGMGKKSNSTSQLSATGRKRRLGFGKRGKNSFTVQRSEEVVPGEMRGGTGVSRASSASSENDDGRFSPGMRGSGSSDGGGLSDFIDGLGPGQLVGRQLLGAPTLGDVQLSMCYQKGFLEVEVIRARGLQAKQGSRTLPAPYVKVYVVSGKRCLAKAKTVTARRTLDPLYQQTLTFRENYKGCVLQVTVWGDYGRLEGKKVFMGVAQIMLEDLNLSNIVIGWYKLFGTTSL, encoded by the exons ATGGACGACATGCCGGACCTTTCGCACCTCACGCCCGAGGAGCGCGCGATCATCGAAGGTGTCATAATGCGTCAGCGACAAGAGGAGCAGCGAGAACACGAGATTATGAG ACGTAAACAAGATGAAGTGGCAGTGCTCGAGCAGTCAATTCGCACGAGGAATGAAATGCAACGAGCAGCAGGCGTAGAGCTCGCGGCCACCTGTCACATTTGTTTGAAGACTAAGTTTGCCGATGGTGTCGGCCATTCCTGTCACTACTGCAGAGTTCGTTGCTGCGCGAGGTGTGGCGGAAAGGTTACTTTGCGTTCAAACAAG gtTATATGGGTTTGCATACTTTGTCGCAAAAAACAAGAACTTTTATCAAAAACTGGTCAATGGATACACAAAAGTGCCGGTCAAGATTCTATGCTTTGGCGCATGGAATCAGATTTGAGAGGCTTACCACCTCAAGGGGATACCTCATTGGATAAGAGACCAAAATTAGAAAGGGCCCACAGTGCCGCAGAAAAGGAAAATCAGCCTTTACAAAGATCAGGTAGTGCACTGCGTCGGCAGTACAGTCAACAGGAAGCACGGTGTTACGGGGAGCTCGAAGGACTGGCCCGGACCCATCCACATCTTGTACACCCGAGACAAAAAGCATCTTACGGTGTTGAAGACACAGGAATCCAGATGCTGCCACCTCAGGGCACACAACTGCTGCCACTGCCGCACACGCCCGGGTCGCATCCGCCGTTGCCGCCTCGTTCGTCCTCCTCGGACGATGAGGTACCGGAGTGTATCTCCGATGAGAACGACGAGTATCGCGACCGTG TATGTATGAGAGAAAAAATAA GACAACTTGAGGCGTGTTCATCTCTTCGGAACCCACACCTGCGCAGTACCAGCGTGGCTACcaacaattattacaatttcaCTAATCATTCACCGGCTTCGTACATGCCGGAGGCGCGCGGAGCGTTCGATACGGCAAGAACGGCGCCGGCTGGCGGTCGTAGCTTCGACTCGGTCACAGATTGTCGGTGGCGCGCCCGTGACGATGGCGAGGGCTCGTACTTGCGACCCTACGTCACTGATGGGGGTCCGCGTCCTGATCGCGCCGTATATAAGAGTGCTTACTTGTGGGAAGACTCCTCCGATAACAGACGTTTCACGGAAAGGAGAAAAAAAACAGTCCGCTTCGACGGCCACGAAGGTGCTGCGACGTTCCCTCGTGGGGGTCGCGATGCATCTGGTGGCCCGCATGACTGGGCCTCCTTGCGCTGGGAGTCCGAGAGACAGACTAGCCAGGACTCTGCTACCAAAGACTCGGGCATCGATACGTCTAGCACTTTCACTTCCAGCGAAGACTCGAACAGGGGCGATTGCCCTAag TTCCCACTTAACTGGCAAGTCTCCGCTGACGGAACGCGAATGATCGGCCATATGGTTTTGCGGAAGAGTTTGATGGAAGGAAGTTCCAATTACTCTTCAGCAATTCTAGGACTGAAAGTAGTTGGGGGAAAAATTCTACCAGACGGTACACGAAGTGCCGTCGTTGAAAAAGTGAAAAAAGGTTCGATTGCAGACTTGGAAGGGCAGCTAAGAATAG GAGATGAAGTACTACAGTGGAATGGATATGCGCTTCAAGGTCGTACAGCAGACGAAGTGGCTACAATAGTGGCCAACAGTAAACATGACTCGCATGTCGAGCTCGTAGTATCGCGGTCGTTGGCTCCCAACAGAACTGTCCAATCTTGGAGAGCGCATAAAG AAGTGTACACTGAAATCATGGGTGGCTGCGAGAAGCCGAGCGTCTTGGTGACTTCACCTGGCTCACCCGACATCCACTCCCGCCGCCGCTCCGCGCGACACAACCACAGTAACATCAGTGTCGCTGGTCGAATTCAG ttaaaagtAAACTTCGACATCCCGGCACTGCAACTGCTTGTAACGGTGCTATCAGCAACCGGTCTCAGCCCCAGGTCAGATGGTTCTCCGCGATGTCCGTATGCCAAAGTATTTCTGCTGCCCGATAAAAGCGAAAAGAGCAAACGCCGCACTAAGACCCTCGCAAATACCCTGGAACCGAGATGGAATCAGACCTTTGTATATTGTGGAATACGAATAACTGATATCAAGAAACGAACCCTTGAG GTCACTGTATGGGACTTAAATCGTTATGGCCCAAACGATTTCCTCGGTGAAGTTCTCCTTGAtttggataatattattaaccacGAACCTATCTGGCACATCTTGAAACCACACGAAGAAATAGTTGGTTATGGT CGGTACCGCGACGATGACGTGGACGGAGAGCATCTGTCGCCGCCTTCCACATCGACTTCGCGTCTCTCAGACTCCGACACTCCAAGCGAGTGCGACCTTCGCAGACATCATTCACTCTCCAGCCTCGCCTCTAGCTCGAGTCCTCCGCCACCTCATGAG ATTGAAGGAACGCGATGTAGTCGTCGGGACATGTCACCAGCGGGTCGAGTGAGAACCGCCGGCATGTCCAGAGATCGA AGCGGGTGCGGCGTGCGCTCGCAGTCGGCGGCGGGCGGGCGCAGCGCGTCGCCGCGGCGCTCGCTGTCGCCGCCCGCGTCCGTGCCGCGCTACGCCGCCCACGACGCACACGCCTTAC TGTGTGAGGAGCGGGGCGACACCAGGCTACCGACGCATGCGTACGCGCCGCGATTCCAATCCCGCTCCGCCACCGCCACTCCCACCACTAGCCCCAAGAAGCGACAGCTGCCGCAAATACCACACCAG AGTGGGCAGAGGGCGATGCGCGCGCAAGTGTCTGCGGATCTTGAAGAAC GCTGGGAGAGACACTATGCAGGGTTATCTGACTCTGAGCTTGCGGCGCGAGGCGGCGGCTGGGCGCCTCGGCGTCGCCTCTCGCCGGACGCGACCGCCGCCGATTCAGACCTCGAGTCTGTCGCCTCCGTCACCTCTAGTGCTTTCAGTACGCAATCTGAACGACCTCGTCCCACAAGGATGTTAAG CCGGACGCAAACGCTTCCCACTTATAGCACATCCTCCTTTTGTGATAGTTCTCCATCCGCCCTTGAGTATCATTATGATCAGTCGGCGGTCGGGATATCTGACGGTACTCGACATTTTTTGCAATACAGTTTTATTGCACCATCGGAAAAATCGCACCGTGTGCGTCCCAACCGCCGTCAACGTCGCACCTTAGCACGCAGTCGTTCTGCCGGTGCCTGTCCTAAAAGCTTAACTGAATTAAGTAATAGGTACAATGAAAATCTTGAactaaatagttattatgatgaaacaaaacacaataaatCACTTTATTGTAATACCGATAAACTTCATATACCTTGTAAAATACGAGTACAGAAAAAtcctattaaaagaaaatttcaaaaacagcctctttactatcaaaatataaacaatgtgAATGAAAACGATCTATACCATAGATATGATGAACTAAACAGActccaaaacaaaatattaaacacagataatataaaaaaactacacaCAAGAACATTGCCCGACGTCACTTTTTTTGAAGATGCAAACGAAACCAATACAGGCGACTTAAGCCGCGATACtcatttaacaaataaagatGAATACAATCACCATTATCACGGTTACGCAAGTGATGATAGCATACCGGAAACTACAATACACATTAGTGTCGAAAAACAAAATAGCTTAGACATAGAACCTTATAACATACATCGGGATGTAACTTTAAGTCCTAAAGTTTTGGATTTGCACAATAATTCTCATTCTTGCCCTTTAATTAGAGATATCGATAAGAATACTTTTGTATCGTTAGATCTAAGAACAAATTGTAAGGATCAAATTGACTTCTCAGAATATAATGCAGCGAGTGATGAATTTGGGTATAtggaaaaatacaaaatacctAGTAAAATCATTAGAAGTCATTCAGACTCAATCGTTTCAACTAGAAGTTCTCCTTCTAACTCAAAACCTGTAACACCAGATGAATGTAGtacaatttttaagaaaatgtacCCATCCAATGTATATAACCAAGCACCTGAAAGTATGCATGTTAAGGATTATAAAATAAcgagtaattataataaaaatgtaagcaaTATCAAAACACCatcctataatataaaaaatcatcaaacTCCAAAGTCCTTACCTAACCAGCGTAGTATAGATAACTCATTAAACAACCCCTTGTATATCGAAGAGAATGCTTACACCCCGGCTTTTCCTAAAGCTGAAACCTACCATCTAATCCCAGATTATAGTAAAATGGCTAATTCTTTATCTGTTGGTCTTTCTCCCACGAACCTCGGCTCGCCCTGTGGTCTGCTTACATCCGACGCCCCACACTTATCACCCGATGACACTCATCACAAAACTACCGAAGCGACGACATACCTTCCTGGGGATGGTGACTCTACTATTGCTGAACAAACCCGAATGCCGCGACACGTGGAGCATAATTCAAAACGAACTAACGAAAAATCTTCAATGGAAACCACAAACAAAAATTCTGAAATCAACTCGAATACCACTAACTTGGAATGCAGTAATGATTACGGAGGACGTGAGAATGGACGTAATCATAGCCAACAACAGCCCCTCGAGAGACGCGAGTCAAGGCGAGGACAATTCACCAGAAGTCTTAGCAATGCTGATGTTCCTCCTGATGAAAAAGcag ACGGCAGTCTCAGTGACACCGCTCTCGGCGGAACCAGTGAAATAGAACCTGCCAACGATGACGTTCTACTTAAAGCTGAACCAAGAGATTACTTCGGTCCGGGTATGGGGAAGAAAAGCAACTCGACCTCGCAGCTATCAGCCACAG GAAGGAAAAGAAGGTTAGGTTTCGGTAAACGTGGGAAAAATTCGTTCACGGTTCAACGCAGCGAAGAAGTGGTACCCGGGGAAATGAGGGGGGGTACCGGCGTCTCACGAGCTTCCTCAGCCTCAAGCGAGAACGACGACGGCAG ATTTTCCCCTGGAATGCGAGGTTCGGGATCTTCTGATGGCGGTGGCTTATCGGACTTTATAGACGGATTGGGTCCGGGTCAATTGGTCGGAAGGCAACTTCTTGGCGCGCCAACATTAGGCGATGTACAGCTCTCCATGTGCTACCAAAAAGGATTTCTGGAG GTGGAGGTAATTCGTGCGAGAGGGCTGCAAGCAAAGCAAGGAAGTCGAACTCTGCCCGCTCCGTACGTAAAGGTCTACGTAGTGAGCGGCAAACGCTGTCTCGCTAAGGCAAAGACCGTTACAGCACGACGCACTCTCGATCCACTCTATCAACAAACACTCACCTTTAGGGAAAACTATAAGGGATGTGTTTTGCAA GTAACGGTATGGGGCGATTACGGTCGTTTAGAGGGAAAAAAAGTTTTCATGGGCGTGGCGCAGATTATGCTAGAAGACCTCAATCTCTCCAACATCGTCATCGGATGGTACAAACTATTCGGAACAACGTCACtg TAA
- the Rim gene encoding regulating synaptic membrane exocytosis protein 2 isoform X3, which produces MDDMPDLSHLTPEERAIIEGVIMRQRQEEQREHEIMRRKQDEVAVLEQSIRTRNEMQRAAGVELAATCHICLKTKFADGVGHSCHYCRVRCCARCGGKVTLRSNKVIWVCILCRKKQELLSKTGQWIHKSAGQDSMLWRMESDLRGLPPQGDTSLDKRPKLERAHSAAEKENQPLQRSGSALRRQYSQQEARCYGELEGLARTHPHLVHPRQKASYGVEDTGIQMLPPQGTQLLPLPHTPGSHPPLPPRSSSSDDEVPECISDENDEYRDRGQLEACSSLRNPHLRSTSVATNNYYNFTNHSPASYMPEARGAFDTARTAPAGGRSFDSVTDCRWRARDDGEGSYLRPYVTDGGPRPDRAVYKSAYLWEDSSDNRRFTERRKKTVRFDGHEGAATFPRGGRDASGGPHDWASLRWESERQTSQDSATKDSGIDTSSTFTSSEDSNRGDCPKFPLNWQVSADGTRMIGHMVLRKSLMEGSSNYSSAILGLKVVGGKILPDGTRSAVVEKVKKGSIADLEGQLRIGDEVLQWNGYALQGRTADEVATIVANSKHDSHVELVVSRSLAPNRTVQSWRAHKEVYTEIMGGCEKPSVLVTSPGSPDIHSRRRSARHNHSNISVAGRIQLKVNFDIPALQLLVTVLSATGLSPRSDGSPRCPYAKVFLLPDKSEKSKRRTKTLANTLEPRWNQTFVYCGIRITDIKKRTLEVTVWDLNRYGPNDFLGEVLLDLDNIINHEPIWHILKPHEEIVGYGRYRDDDVDGEHLSPPSTSTSRLSDSDTPSECDLRRHHSLSSLASSSSPPPPHEIEGTRCSRRDMSPAGRVRTAGMSRDRSGCGVRSQSAAGGRSASPRRSLSPPASVPRYAAHDAHALLCEERGDTRLPTHAYAPRFQSRSATATPTTSPKKRQLPQIPHQQSGQRAMRAQVSADLEERKWIAPHHIGATLTYRSTPQGWERHYAGLSDSELAARGGGWAPRRRLSPDATAADSDLESVASVTSSAFSTQSERPRPTRMLSRTQTLPTYSTSSFCDSSPSALEYHYDQSAVGISDGTRHFLQYSFIAPSEKSHRVRPNRRQRRTLARSRSAGACPKSLTELSNRYNENLELNSYYDETKHNKSLYCNTDKLHIPCKIRVQKNPIKRKFQKQPLYYQNINNVNENDLYHRYDELNRLQNKILNTDNIKKLHTRTLPDVTFFEDANETNTGDLSRDTHLTNKDEYNHHYHGYASDDSIPETTIHISVEKQNSLDIEPYNIHRDVTLSPKVLDLHNNSHSCPLIRDIDKNTFVSLDLRTNCKDQIDFSEYNAASDEFGYMEKYKIPSKIIRSHSDSIVSTRSSPSNSKPVTPDECSTIFKKMYPSNVYNQAPESMHVKDYKITSNYNKNVSNIKTPSYNIKNHQTPKSLPNQRSIDNSLNNPLYIEENAYTPAFPKAETYHLIPDYSKMANSLSVGLSPTNLGSPCGLLTSDAPHLSPDDTHHKTTEATTYLPGDGDSTIAEQTRMPRHVEHNSKRTNEKSSMETTNKNSEINSNTTNLECSNDYGGRENGRNHSQQQPLERRESRRGQFTRSLSNADVPPDEKADGSLSDTALGGTSEIEPANDDVLLKAEPRDYFGPGMGKKSNSTSQLSATGRKRRLGFGKRGKNSFTVQRSEEVVPGEMRGGTGVSRASSASSENDDGRFSPGMRGSGSSDGGGLSDFIDGLGPGQLVGRQLLGAPTLGDVQLSMCYQKGFLEVEVIRARGLQAKQGSRTLPAPYVKVYVVSGKRCLAKAKTVTARRTLDPLYQQTLTFRENYKGCVLQVTVWGDYGRLEGKKVFMGVAQIMLEDLNLSNIVIGWYKLFGTTSL; this is translated from the exons ATGGACGACATGCCGGACCTTTCGCACCTCACGCCCGAGGAGCGCGCGATCATCGAAGGTGTCATAATGCGTCAGCGACAAGAGGAGCAGCGAGAACACGAGATTATGAG ACGTAAACAAGATGAAGTGGCAGTGCTCGAGCAGTCAATTCGCACGAGGAATGAAATGCAACGAGCAGCAGGCGTAGAGCTCGCGGCCACCTGTCACATTTGTTTGAAGACTAAGTTTGCCGATGGTGTCGGCCATTCCTGTCACTACTGCAGAGTTCGTTGCTGCGCGAGGTGTGGCGGAAAGGTTACTTTGCGTTCAAACAAG gtTATATGGGTTTGCATACTTTGTCGCAAAAAACAAGAACTTTTATCAAAAACTGGTCAATGGATACACAAAAGTGCCGGTCAAGATTCTATGCTTTGGCGCATGGAATCAGATTTGAGAGGCTTACCACCTCAAGGGGATACCTCATTGGATAAGAGACCAAAATTAGAAAGGGCCCACAGTGCCGCAGAAAAGGAAAATCAGCCTTTACAAAGATCAGGTAGTGCACTGCGTCGGCAGTACAGTCAACAGGAAGCACGGTGTTACGGGGAGCTCGAAGGACTGGCCCGGACCCATCCACATCTTGTACACCCGAGACAAAAAGCATCTTACGGTGTTGAAGACACAGGAATCCAGATGCTGCCACCTCAGGGCACACAACTGCTGCCACTGCCGCACACGCCCGGGTCGCATCCGCCGTTGCCGCCTCGTTCGTCCTCCTCGGACGATGAGGTACCGGAGTGTATCTCCGATGAGAACGACGAGTATCGCGACCGTG GACAACTTGAGGCGTGTTCATCTCTTCGGAACCCACACCTGCGCAGTACCAGCGTGGCTACcaacaattattacaatttcaCTAATCATTCACCGGCTTCGTACATGCCGGAGGCGCGCGGAGCGTTCGATACGGCAAGAACGGCGCCGGCTGGCGGTCGTAGCTTCGACTCGGTCACAGATTGTCGGTGGCGCGCCCGTGACGATGGCGAGGGCTCGTACTTGCGACCCTACGTCACTGATGGGGGTCCGCGTCCTGATCGCGCCGTATATAAGAGTGCTTACTTGTGGGAAGACTCCTCCGATAACAGACGTTTCACGGAAAGGAGAAAAAAAACAGTCCGCTTCGACGGCCACGAAGGTGCTGCGACGTTCCCTCGTGGGGGTCGCGATGCATCTGGTGGCCCGCATGACTGGGCCTCCTTGCGCTGGGAGTCCGAGAGACAGACTAGCCAGGACTCTGCTACCAAAGACTCGGGCATCGATACGTCTAGCACTTTCACTTCCAGCGAAGACTCGAACAGGGGCGATTGCCCTAag TTCCCACTTAACTGGCAAGTCTCCGCTGACGGAACGCGAATGATCGGCCATATGGTTTTGCGGAAGAGTTTGATGGAAGGAAGTTCCAATTACTCTTCAGCAATTCTAGGACTGAAAGTAGTTGGGGGAAAAATTCTACCAGACGGTACACGAAGTGCCGTCGTTGAAAAAGTGAAAAAAGGTTCGATTGCAGACTTGGAAGGGCAGCTAAGAATAG GAGATGAAGTACTACAGTGGAATGGATATGCGCTTCAAGGTCGTACAGCAGACGAAGTGGCTACAATAGTGGCCAACAGTAAACATGACTCGCATGTCGAGCTCGTAGTATCGCGGTCGTTGGCTCCCAACAGAACTGTCCAATCTTGGAGAGCGCATAAAG AAGTGTACACTGAAATCATGGGTGGCTGCGAGAAGCCGAGCGTCTTGGTGACTTCACCTGGCTCACCCGACATCCACTCCCGCCGCCGCTCCGCGCGACACAACCACAGTAACATCAGTGTCGCTGGTCGAATTCAG ttaaaagtAAACTTCGACATCCCGGCACTGCAACTGCTTGTAACGGTGCTATCAGCAACCGGTCTCAGCCCCAGGTCAGATGGTTCTCCGCGATGTCCGTATGCCAAAGTATTTCTGCTGCCCGATAAAAGCGAAAAGAGCAAACGCCGCACTAAGACCCTCGCAAATACCCTGGAACCGAGATGGAATCAGACCTTTGTATATTGTGGAATACGAATAACTGATATCAAGAAACGAACCCTTGAG GTCACTGTATGGGACTTAAATCGTTATGGCCCAAACGATTTCCTCGGTGAAGTTCTCCTTGAtttggataatattattaaccacGAACCTATCTGGCACATCTTGAAACCACACGAAGAAATAGTTGGTTATGGT CGGTACCGCGACGATGACGTGGACGGAGAGCATCTGTCGCCGCCTTCCACATCGACTTCGCGTCTCTCAGACTCCGACACTCCAAGCGAGTGCGACCTTCGCAGACATCATTCACTCTCCAGCCTCGCCTCTAGCTCGAGTCCTCCGCCACCTCATGAG ATTGAAGGAACGCGATGTAGTCGTCGGGACATGTCACCAGCGGGTCGAGTGAGAACCGCCGGCATGTCCAGAGATCGA AGCGGGTGCGGCGTGCGCTCGCAGTCGGCGGCGGGCGGGCGCAGCGCGTCGCCGCGGCGCTCGCTGTCGCCGCCCGCGTCCGTGCCGCGCTACGCCGCCCACGACGCACACGCCTTAC TGTGTGAGGAGCGGGGCGACACCAGGCTACCGACGCATGCGTACGCGCCGCGATTCCAATCCCGCTCCGCCACCGCCACTCCCACCACTAGCCCCAAGAAGCGACAGCTGCCGCAAATACCACACCAG CAGAGTGGGCAGAGGGCGATGCGCGCGCAAGTGTCTGCGGATCTTGAAGAACGTAAGTGGATCGCCCCGCACCACATTGGCGCCACACTTACCTACCGCAGCACGCCACAAG GCTGGGAGAGACACTATGCAGGGTTATCTGACTCTGAGCTTGCGGCGCGAGGCGGCGGCTGGGCGCCTCGGCGTCGCCTCTCGCCGGACGCGACCGCCGCCGATTCAGACCTCGAGTCTGTCGCCTCCGTCACCTCTAGTGCTTTCAGTACGCAATCTGAACGACCTCGTCCCACAAGGATGTTAAG CCGGACGCAAACGCTTCCCACTTATAGCACATCCTCCTTTTGTGATAGTTCTCCATCCGCCCTTGAGTATCATTATGATCAGTCGGCGGTCGGGATATCTGACGGTACTCGACATTTTTTGCAATACAGTTTTATTGCACCATCGGAAAAATCGCACCGTGTGCGTCCCAACCGCCGTCAACGTCGCACCTTAGCACGCAGTCGTTCTGCCGGTGCCTGTCCTAAAAGCTTAACTGAATTAAGTAATAGGTACAATGAAAATCTTGAactaaatagttattatgatgaaacaaaacacaataaatCACTTTATTGTAATACCGATAAACTTCATATACCTTGTAAAATACGAGTACAGAAAAAtcctattaaaagaaaatttcaaaaacagcctctttactatcaaaatataaacaatgtgAATGAAAACGATCTATACCATAGATATGATGAACTAAACAGActccaaaacaaaatattaaacacagataatataaaaaaactacacaCAAGAACATTGCCCGACGTCACTTTTTTTGAAGATGCAAACGAAACCAATACAGGCGACTTAAGCCGCGATACtcatttaacaaataaagatGAATACAATCACCATTATCACGGTTACGCAAGTGATGATAGCATACCGGAAACTACAATACACATTAGTGTCGAAAAACAAAATAGCTTAGACATAGAACCTTATAACATACATCGGGATGTAACTTTAAGTCCTAAAGTTTTGGATTTGCACAATAATTCTCATTCTTGCCCTTTAATTAGAGATATCGATAAGAATACTTTTGTATCGTTAGATCTAAGAACAAATTGTAAGGATCAAATTGACTTCTCAGAATATAATGCAGCGAGTGATGAATTTGGGTATAtggaaaaatacaaaatacctAGTAAAATCATTAGAAGTCATTCAGACTCAATCGTTTCAACTAGAAGTTCTCCTTCTAACTCAAAACCTGTAACACCAGATGAATGTAGtacaatttttaagaaaatgtacCCATCCAATGTATATAACCAAGCACCTGAAAGTATGCATGTTAAGGATTATAAAATAAcgagtaattataataaaaatgtaagcaaTATCAAAACACCatcctataatataaaaaatcatcaaacTCCAAAGTCCTTACCTAACCAGCGTAGTATAGATAACTCATTAAACAACCCCTTGTATATCGAAGAGAATGCTTACACCCCGGCTTTTCCTAAAGCTGAAACCTACCATCTAATCCCAGATTATAGTAAAATGGCTAATTCTTTATCTGTTGGTCTTTCTCCCACGAACCTCGGCTCGCCCTGTGGTCTGCTTACATCCGACGCCCCACACTTATCACCCGATGACACTCATCACAAAACTACCGAAGCGACGACATACCTTCCTGGGGATGGTGACTCTACTATTGCTGAACAAACCCGAATGCCGCGACACGTGGAGCATAATTCAAAACGAACTAACGAAAAATCTTCAATGGAAACCACAAACAAAAATTCTGAAATCAACTCGAATACCACTAACTTGGAATGCAGTAATGATTACGGAGGACGTGAGAATGGACGTAATCATAGCCAACAACAGCCCCTCGAGAGACGCGAGTCAAGGCGAGGACAATTCACCAGAAGTCTTAGCAATGCTGATGTTCCTCCTGATGAAAAAGcag ACGGCAGTCTCAGTGACACCGCTCTCGGCGGAACCAGTGAAATAGAACCTGCCAACGATGACGTTCTACTTAAAGCTGAACCAAGAGATTACTTCGGTCCGGGTATGGGGAAGAAAAGCAACTCGACCTCGCAGCTATCAGCCACAG GAAGGAAAAGAAGGTTAGGTTTCGGTAAACGTGGGAAAAATTCGTTCACGGTTCAACGCAGCGAAGAAGTGGTACCCGGGGAAATGAGGGGGGGTACCGGCGTCTCACGAGCTTCCTCAGCCTCAAGCGAGAACGACGACGGCAG ATTTTCCCCTGGAATGCGAGGTTCGGGATCTTCTGATGGCGGTGGCTTATCGGACTTTATAGACGGATTGGGTCCGGGTCAATTGGTCGGAAGGCAACTTCTTGGCGCGCCAACATTAGGCGATGTACAGCTCTCCATGTGCTACCAAAAAGGATTTCTGGAG GTGGAGGTAATTCGTGCGAGAGGGCTGCAAGCAAAGCAAGGAAGTCGAACTCTGCCCGCTCCGTACGTAAAGGTCTACGTAGTGAGCGGCAAACGCTGTCTCGCTAAGGCAAAGACCGTTACAGCACGACGCACTCTCGATCCACTCTATCAACAAACACTCACCTTTAGGGAAAACTATAAGGGATGTGTTTTGCAA GTAACGGTATGGGGCGATTACGGTCGTTTAGAGGGAAAAAAAGTTTTCATGGGCGTGGCGCAGATTATGCTAGAAGACCTCAATCTCTCCAACATCGTCATCGGATGGTACAAACTATTCGGAACAACGTCACtg TAA